DNA from Frateuria edaphi:
GAGCAGGCGGTCGGTGTCGCTGAAACCGAGGACGCGGTTCATCCGCTCCAGGCTCAGCACCAGTTCCCCACGTGCCGCCACGGCACCGCCGGACAGGCCGGTGCGGCCACCCGAGGGCACTAGCGCGACCTGTCGCTCGTTGGCCCAGCGCACGATGGCCTGGACCTCCTCGATCGAGCCAGGCAAGGCCACGGCCAGCGGCGCAGGACCCCAGCGGCGCGTCCAGTCGCGCCCGTAGTGGATCAGGTCGGCAAGTTCGGTCAGCAGGCGCAATGAGGGCGCGCGGGCGGTCAGTTCGGTGAGGCGGGGGTCGGTCATGGGGGCTCCGGGGGAAGCCGCCAGCCTGCCAGAGCGGGACCGGCGCGGTCCAGTGCTGCAGTGCCGCAAAAACACGGGAGCTCTGGCATAGTAGCCCGACGCCCCGTCATGGATTTGCGCCGATGAAGACCTCGTTTCCCAGGCAGGACATCCACGTGCTACTGCTCGAAGGCGTCAGCCGCAGCGCGGAGGAGAGCTTCCGCCTCGCCGGTTATACCCAGGTCGAGGTCCACCCCAGGGCATTGCCGGAGGTCGAGCTCAAGGCGCGCCTGGCCGAGGCGCATATCGTGGGCATCCGCTCGCGCACCCAACTCACGCCCGCGCTGCTCGAACACGCGCGGCGCCTGATCGCGGTCGGTTGCTTCTGCATCGGCACCAACCAGGTGGACCTGGGCGCCGCGCGCCGGCTGGGCGTGCCGGTGTTCAACGCGCCCTACTCCAATACCCGCAGCGTGGCCGAGCTGGTGGTGGCCGAGGCGATCATGCTGTTGCGCGGGATTCCCCAGAAGAACATGCAATGCCATCGCGGCGGCTGGTCGAAATCCGCGACCGGCAGCTACGAGGCGCGCGGCAAGGTGCTGGGCATCGTCGGTTATGGCCACATCGGCACGCAGGTCGGCGTACTGGCCGAGAGCATGGGCATGCGTGTGGTATTCCACGACATCGAGGCCAAGCTGGCGCTCGGCAACGCGCGCGCCGCGGCGAGCCTGGACGACCTGCTCGAGGCGGCCGACGTGGTCACGCTGCACGTGCCCGACACGCCAGCGACGCGGTTGATGATCGGTGCCGAACAACTCGCGCGCATGCGGCAGGGCTCGCTCCTGGTCAATGCCTCGCGCGGCAGCGTGGTGGACATCGACGCGCTGGCCGCGGCATTGTTCAGGGGACACCTGGCCGGTGCCGCGGTGGACGTCTTTCCGTCCGAACCCAAGGGCAACGACGACGCGTTCGTGTCCCCGCTGGTGGGGATGGACAACGTGATCCTCACCCCGCACATCGGCGGCAGCACGCTCGAAGCGCAGGACAACATCGGCATCGAGGTGGCGAGCAAACTGGTGCGCTACAGCGACAACGGCTCGACGCTTTCGGCGGTGAACTTCCCCGAAGTGTCGTTGCCCGAACATCCGCGCAGCCGCCGCCTGCTGCACATCCACCGCAACGTGCCCGGCACGCTTTCGCGCATCAACGAGCTGTTCACCGCCGGCAACATCAACATCGACGCGCAGTTCCTGCAGACCGATGGTGAAGTGGGCTACGTGGTCATCGACGTTTCGGCCGACGTTGCCCAGGCGCAGGCGTTGAAGGAGCGGATGGCGGCGATTCCGGGGACGCTGAAGACGCGCGTGCTCTATTGAGCCAGGCAAACCTCCGTCGCCTCGTGGCTCGACGACGTTTTGTCCTCGTGAGCGCTTCTTCGAGCCGTGCCCTCACCCGCCTGTAGCACCCTTGCCCAGGAAGGAAGAAGATTCGAATGCGGAGCTTGAGAGACGGCGCTGCGACTTCGCCGCTGCGCATCTGGGTCAGCGCGAGCACCTCCGCGCCCCGAAAACAAAAACGGCGCCTAAGGCGCCGTTTTCAGTTACCGAATTGGTCGGGGCGGCCGGATTCGAACCGACGACCCTCT
Protein-coding regions in this window:
- the serA gene encoding phosphoglycerate dehydrogenase, with protein sequence MKTSFPRQDIHVLLLEGVSRSAEESFRLAGYTQVEVHPRALPEVELKARLAEAHIVGIRSRTQLTPALLEHARRLIAVGCFCIGTNQVDLGAARRLGVPVFNAPYSNTRSVAELVVAEAIMLLRGIPQKNMQCHRGGWSKSATGSYEARGKVLGIVGYGHIGTQVGVLAESMGMRVVFHDIEAKLALGNARAAASLDDLLEAADVVTLHVPDTPATRLMIGAEQLARMRQGSLLVNASRGSVVDIDALAAALFRGHLAGAAVDVFPSEPKGNDDAFVSPLVGMDNVILTPHIGGSTLEAQDNIGIEVASKLVRYSDNGSTLSAVNFPEVSLPEHPRSRRLLHIHRNVPGTLSRINELFTAGNINIDAQFLQTDGEVGYVVIDVSADVAQAQALKERMAAIPGTLKTRVLY